In Callospermophilus lateralis isolate mCalLat2 chromosome 19, mCalLat2.hap1, whole genome shotgun sequence, the following are encoded in one genomic region:
- the Nptx2 gene encoding neuronal pentraxin-2 — MWALLVAGVALALVARAQDSPAPGSRFVCTALPPEAARAGCQLPAMPMQGGALSPEEELRAAVLQLRETVVQQKETLGAQREAIRELTGKLARCEGLAGGKARGTGKDTMGDLPRDPGHVVEQLSRSLQTLKDRLESLELQLRTNVSNAGLPSDFREVLQRRLGELERQLLRKVAELEDEKSLLHNETSAHRQKTESTLNALLQRVAELERGNSAFKSPDAFKVSLPLRTNYLYGKIKKTLPELYAFTICLWLRSSASPGIGTPFSYAVPGQANEIVLIEWGNNPIELLINDKVAQLPLFVSDGKWHHICITWTTRDGMWEAFQDGEKLGTGENLAPWHPIKPGGVLILGQEQDTVGGRFDATQAFVGELSQFNIWDRVLRAQEIVNIANCSTNMPGNIIPWVDNNVDVFGGASKWPVETCEERLLDL; from the exons ATGTGGGCGCTTCTGGTCGCCGGCGTGGCGCTCGCTTTGGTCGCCAGGGCCCAGGACAGCCCGGCGCCCGGCAGTCGCTTCGTGTGCACGGCGCTACCACCGGAGGCGGCGCGCGCCGGCTGTCAGCTGCCCGCGATGCCCATGCAGGGCGGCGCGCTGAGCCCCGAAGAGGAGCTGCGGGCCGCTGTGCTGCAGCTGCGTGAGACCGTCGTGCAGCAGAAGGAGACCTTGGGTGCGCAGCGCGAGGCCATTCGTGAGCTCACGGGCAAGCTGGCACGCTGCGAGGGGCTGGCGGGCGGCAAGGCGCGGGGCACGGGCAAGGACACCATGGGCGACCTGCCGAGGGACCCGGGTCACGTCGTGGAGCAGCTCAGCCGCTCGCTGCAGACCCTCAAGGACCGCCTGGAGAGCCTCGAG CTCCAGCTCCGCACGAACGTGTCAAACGCTGGGCTGCCTAGCGACTTTCGAGAGGTGCTACAGCGACGGCTGGGGGAGCTGGAGAGGCAGCTGCTGCGCAAGGTGGCAGAGCTCGAGGACGAGAAGTCCCTGCTCCACAATGAGACCTCTGCTCACCGGCAGAAGACAGAGAGCACCCTGAACGCACTGCTGCAGAGGGTGGCCGAGCTGGAGCGAG GCAACAGTGCATTTAAGTCACCAGATGCATTCAAAGTCTCCCTTCCTCTCCGGACAaactacctgtatggcaagatcaagaaGACACTGCCCGAGCTGTATGCCTTCACCATCTGCCTGTGGCTGCGGTCCAGTGCCTCGCCGGGCATCGGCACCCCGTTCTCCTATGCTGTGCCCGGGCAGGCCAATGAGATCGTCCTGATCGAGTGGGGTAACAACCCCATCGAGCTGCTCATCAATGACAAG GTTGCACAGCTGCCCTTGTTTGTCAGTGACGGCAAGTGGCACCACATATGTATCACCTGGACGACACGGGATGGCATGTGGGAAGCTTTCCAGGATGGAGAGAAGCTTGGCACTGGGGAGAACCTGGCCCCCTGGCACCCCATCAAGCCAGGAGGTGTGCTGATCCTTGGGCAGGAGCAG GACACTGTGGGGGGCAGGTTCGATGCCACACAGGCGTTCGTGGGGGAGCTcagccagttcaacatatgggacCGCGTCCTTCGCGCACAAGAAATTGTCAACATCGCCAACTGCTCCACGAACATGCCAGGCAACATCATCCCCTGGGTGGACAACAACGTCGATGTGTTTGGAGGAGCTTCCAAGTGGCCCGTGGAGACCTGTGAGGAACGCCTCCTGGACTTGTAG